A segment of the Lycium ferocissimum isolate CSIRO_LF1 chromosome 5, AGI_CSIRO_Lferr_CH_V1, whole genome shotgun sequence genome:
ACCTTTGTGTCTTGTTCCAACAACGCCAAGTGGTGTACAGAAGTTCAATAAACGTACTTTATTTGTTATTGTTAGTAGATAAATTGCACTAACCTCACATACTGTCATGGTCACTCACGCGACCCACCAATAGCACACGAGCTCTTTCTTTTGTCAGATGGTAAACAAGTGAGAAAACGACAAGAATGGTTCCCGTTTAAGGataagttttaaaataatttctaaaaacatttttttgaacAGTTTTAGTTTTAAAGTTTGTTAAAAGTGATTCTGTTTAGTTTTCATCGAATATTTTGACAAACTTTATCTGTTAGATTTAAAGAGACAAGTGAAAAAAAGTTCTCcgtatttaataaaaaatacgagAAAATTCTATCAAATCTTAGAAAGAAATCACCAAATATCAAAATTAACAAAAGTTGCATCTCATCAATTGCACCTGAATCTATAAAATGGTCCAAAATAAAAGTAATTGAAAATTCTACATCTCCAAATATAAGCTTCcgttaaattcttttttttttatttacaattTTGCGAATCTAACATATAAATTTTGCTAAATATTTAGCAAAGACAAATATTTGCTTTGGATGAAGCTAATGGACAGGAGGCTTGTATTTGACGTAAACACATATATTTTGTATCATTTCTCCGCACGTTCTTAACACGTTAATAACACCTTTGATGCTAAATTCTTATATTTGAGCCTGTGGtgctttattttttatgattaggTACAATTAAGGAGATTGAATGATTTTTTAAGTGATTCACAGAAATTTTGGAAGCGACAAACACTGGACACAAAAATGAGAATGAAAGAGAGCAATTACCCCGGATTTGCCAAGCAAAAATAGCGCGAAAGGAGTAGCAGTGGCCATACATGGGTGGCACAAAGTAGACTCGACTCGCCCGTAGACGCACGTCGCCATCATCAAGCAAGTAGAATCAAGGGATTACTTTGAACCTACACACAAACTTGAAGGACAAAAACCACCCAAGAGTATAGGTAAGGGCTACTTTGAACCTACGCACAAACATAAAGTTCCAAGCTTCAACGCgaaataagttgattttacGTGTCTACCTTCCATTGCACTTTTTGTCTACTTAATCACTTTCCCTTAACAAAtctttttatatatgttgttattattaatAAAGTTCCAACCTTAACACGAAATAAATTGATTTCACGTGTCTTAATCATTTCGTAGTATTTTTGGTCTACTTAACGTCTTCCCGTTAACAAATCTTTTTATATTCATCGTTATTATTAATAAAGCCCCAGCTTCAACTTGAAATAAATTGATTTCAGATGTCTAAATCCTTCCATTGTACTTTTGGTCTACTTAACCTCTTTCCAttagcaaatatttttttatatttgtcgTTATTATTAATAAAGTCCTAGCTTAAACACGAAATAAATTGATTTCACGTGTCTACATCTCCCAAAAAATATTCTATATCCCCTTTTTGTTAGTAAAATCGTTTCATATTTGTCTTTATTGTTAGTAAAACTCGAGCTTCAACGAGAAATAAATTAATTTCACGTGTCTAAATCCTTCCATTATACTTGGTCTACTTAACCCCTTTCTGTTAACAAATCTTTTATGTTTGTCGTTATTATTAGTAAAGCCCATGCTTCAACGAAATAAATTGATTTCACGTATCTAAATCTCTCCATTGTACGTTTGATCGACTTAACCCCTTTCCATTAACAAACCTTTTTATATTTGTCGGTATTATTAACAAAGACCCAGCTTCAACacggaaaaaattattttcgcATGTGtaaatcttttgaaaaaatattctAAATTCCCTTTTCGTtagtaaatcatttcatatatgtctttattattaatatatagCTCGAGCTTCAACACGAATAAATTGATTTCACGTGtctaaatcttttaaaaaaaatattctaaattGTACCTTTACTTCTGACTACAACTTGAAATTAATTCTCATATTGAAATTTTATTAATAGcgtgtttggattgacttttaaaaaatagcttttaagctaAAAGCTAAAAGTTGGGTATCGCTTATTTTTATACCTATTTAGCCTAATAGTAAGTGTCTAAAAACATTTTTATCTTTCTCAAACATGAGAAAAAGTAGAAAAagagcttataagctaaaaaacacttaaaaaaagCCAATCCAACCACCCTCTTGGAGTCAAAATAAAAAccaaaatgttttctttataatcatatattttttttaaacgaaaaataaaattatttaattgtaCATGGACAAATTTAGCAATTTCTCGTCAATGCGACAGTGTGACCCCATGGGCATCACAAAGTCGGTAAAATTAGCAGGGCttaactaaaataaataaaataaaaatgttgaTAGAAAGAGAATGTATTATTGATAGAACTTTTAGAGAGACAGAACAGTGTTCTTCGAAGACAAAAAGAAGGGCAAATTCCCTATTTTCTCCTTCCCCACTCCCATCACAGATAGCCTAatagaaaatagaaaagaaagaaaaaagaaaaaagaaaaatcgaGAATAATCAATCTGGAATTGCAAAGGCATTGTTTGGGAAGTTGTAATAATGTTTTAATCTGAAAAAtcagacatttttttttctctatgaaGTTATTACGATCGGCGATTCCTAAAAAACCTAAAACCGATCGCTTTTTCATCAAGTgattgattttgttttcttgtcTTCATCCAATTGTTGTTTTGTTTCCATTCGATTCGATTTGTCTCTCTTTATATCgaagcaaaaaaataaataaataaaatttaagaaaaaaaggagaaagatgaACGGTGGTGATGACGTGGCAGCTACGGCGGGTCCACCACCGCCGCTTGAGTGGAAATTCTCTCAGGTATTTGGTGAACGTACGGCCGGTGAAGAAGTTCAGGaaggtaaattttatttttatttttattttttataattgttaTTATTATCATAGTTAAATCTTTGTTTACCTTTGGATCCGTAGTTGCTAGGGTTTTGTTATCTGTTTTTGATCAGTTATGCGGTAGTTAATTATTAAATTGTCGAATTGGAGTAAATCTGTTAGATTGATTGATTTAGCTGATTGATAACAGTATATACTGAACTGTAACAAGTTTATTGTTACTTAGATTTTGTTTTTCCTCAGTGCTTGAATCTATTGTGGTATTGGAGAATTATTTAACTTGTGTGTAGATCTAGATGATGGTTTTTTGAGTGTAGTTTGTCATTGTTGAAGTGTAGGTTTTTGACTTTGATGCAATTCACTTATATTTATTTGGTGCTTACAAGTGTTGGAACTTTATGTATGCACAAATGTAAATCACGAGGGTGTGGTTGTAAGTAGCTATTCAGTCATGTATTACCACTCTGCAATGGCCAGTATTGACGCGGTCACACGACATTATTTTAGCCCCACGGACTAAGCTTTTGAGCTTTGAGGTATAATGTTTGGACAGCAGCCTCATTTCGAACCAGTATGGAAGTATGTATCGGTAGAGATATGTCAGGTAACTCAATAATAGACGTCTCCTTTCGCCTAAATTGTGGGGATTTGATGTCGCTCATGGGATTTGAGCCTTGATTCAGATGTGTTTACCAtaacatgcatatataatagACTATCCCAAAAGAAGATTTTATTGATGTCTATTTTGCTGCAGCATAGTGAAAGGTTGTTACTTTCTTATAGAGTACTTCAATTTGTCGTATCAAAAGTCTATTAGTTTATCTTTTAAGACTCCCATTAGACTAGTTTCAATCTGCTCTCTTGGTTTCTAGATGCATAGACATGTCTGTGAAGATGCGGATTACCTGCACCTTGACAGAAAGACCCTAGTAAGCTTCACTGTTCTCTGGGAGTGACTTTGGGCCTTTCCTGCGCAGCTTAGGATCAATTCATCATTGAGAACATTAACCCAAAAAAGACTAATATTGTGGTGTTCTAACAGCGGCAAATCAAACAACTATATGCAATGCCTAGGGGAGTGGTTCATTCCACTCTTGATGTTTGGGTCAGTACTCAATGTAGATTTCTATAATGGTTGTCCTTTTGTAAACTAGGTTGAAGAGAGCATCCAAGTGGAGTAGGTTTAGGCTGAATGCTTCTGACACTTGTAGATTATATCCTTTTGCTTTAGCTTCCCCATTTTTAAGACTGTTCTGATGTGAGAGTAGTAAGTTTCATGAGCTACAGTTCCCTATATGTACAGTTTCTTGTTTAGGCTCAAGCATTAGATTTTGATTTTGCGCCTTTAGATTTTGATTTTGCGCACTGTCGGTGCTAGCAAACATTCAGTTGTTTCGTTCATATTTTCTTTAAGCCAGCAATATGTTGTATGGAGATGAAGGGAACAGAAAATAATGCTCGTAGAACCTGTACATGAATTCATCTCTATGATACTTATCTGGTGCTCCATGTTGTATGCCATGGTTTGACTAGTAACAGTGGGCAGTTCATATTATCTGAAACAGTTTCGTAGTTAACTGTTGGACTGTGATAGGACCTGTAGTGAGCTTAATTTAgaaacaaaatttttaaatcaaCTTTGTAGTGCAAATTAATTTTGAAGTGCCTGGATAATGCAGCTGTACCATTTTCGGTTGCAAGGGGAGTTTGCAACTATGAGAGCATGTGCTTTGCTTTCTCCGTGAGATGTTCAGGACACTTATTTTTTCGAAACTCATGATGTATTTTCTCATCTTTATTGTTGTAGTTGATATCATCTCCGCGATTGAGTTCGATAAAACTGGTGACCATCTTGCTACTGGAGATCGTGGGGGTAGGGTGGTATTATTTGAAAGGACTGATACAAAAGAGGTGGGTTTCTTCACAGTGCAGTTCCGAAGATTTATTAAAATGTGGAGGCTGTTTCCTCTGATCATGTCTCTCCTTTTGCATTGTCTTACTTTAGAATATTGGAAGTCGGAGAGAGCTAGAGAGAATGGACTATTCAGTGGGTCGGCATCCAGAGTTCCGCTACAAGACAGAATTTCAAAGCCATGAACCTGAGGTATTTGGCAGTTCTTTGTTGTTCGCCCTTCTTTATGCTTCCTTTTTGGTGTGATGAAAGAGTAAGGAgaatcttatttatctgtttCTTATGTATTTGTCAATTTGGACTGCCACTTTCCTGTCCACATGCAACTATGAAGGGGTGAATTGCCTCCTGCTGTTATTTCTCATTCTCCATTTgctttgctttctttcttttcttgcttcaaaTAGTATTCTAACTTCTTCCATTGCATCTCTCTGTTCAGTTTGATTATCTCAAGAGTTTGGAGATTGAGGAGAAAATCAACAAGATCCGTTGGTGCCAATCGTCTAATGGTGCCCTCTTTCTTCTATCTACCAATGACAAAACCataaagttttggaaggtaacttAGTTCATCCAACTTTCTTTTCTATGGTTCCTTAAATTCAGTGTGACTAGCTTAGTTTATTctgttaaaataaaaatgagtaGTATGCTTCTGTACATTCCATGTCTCAATATACATTTTTGCTGTTGCATTGATGAGCAGTATTTATTGTTAATTTAAATGTGGCGGGGAGCTATTCTGATTGTTGTTGAGATGTTTACTAGTTGAGAGTTCACATATTTTGCATTTGAAATTGTCTACCTGTGAAGCACTCCTCTGGTGGCTATCTTTTTTTGTGGGTTCCTCATCAATGTGCTAAGGTGTTCTCTACTTCTTTTGCTTATTCAGGTCCAAGAGAAGAAAGTCAAGAAGATATCTGATATGAATATTGATCCTTCCAGAGCTGTTGGAAATGGCAGTGTGGCCAGTTCTAGTGTTTCTTCCAGTCCAAAGCAGTGTCTTGCAAATGGGGATTATGCAGATAGATCTTTGAATTGCTTGAGCAGTGATTTGTCGTTTCCACCTGGGGGCTTTTCCTCATTACGTTTACCTGTGGTAGTTGTACTTGAGCTATATATGTCCTGTATGTTCGGTTGTTATGGCATGTCAAGTATGTTTGTGTGCTTTACTTTTATCTACCAAGTATGTTAATTAGTGTCTGTGATCAATGTATTTTTTAGGTTACCTGGAAAAGGAGATGCCATGAACAATGTCATAAAGATTCACGTTAGATATtagaaagttttttttattccttgcccctccaaaaaaaaaaaagaaatagaaatagaTCTCATGAAGTCACTGCTTGAGTGGAACAATGTACATGGTGTTTCTGGACTCCTGGTTATTCAGAAGATTGTTTCTTCTAGTCTCTGCTAGTTCTAGTGGTTGTCTGTAGTCTCAAAAACAAGTACTTATAGTTAACATAGGTAATTGTGCACCCAAGCTATGATAGAGGGTGAAAAACTGACATTACAAGCTAGGACATTCTATGTTCATGTGTTATGTGCTTTTGTAAATGTCTTTGGTTTCTCTCGCATGATATGGATACACAGACATGGTTTGTTTTATCTTCAAATCCTCACCCTTGGATCGTTGGAAACTTTTGCGCTTTCTGTGCCTTAAATTTATTCCTCTTGATTGGTAGAAGAATTTAGGTACTCCACTGCATCTCCTTTCCCTAAGACAGTTGTTACctttataaacttgacatgatGTCCTCGTAATTGCTCTTTATTTCGATCTAAAAGCTTTGGAATGTTAATTATAGGTTACAAGTAATGAGACCAGCCTTGTTGCAAGGTGCAGAAGAGTGTATGCTCATGCACATGACTATCACATCAACTCTATTTCAAATAACAGGTGAATATATTACTCCTGTAGTCCTGGATTGCCCTGCTGTTTTTTCTGGTTTATGAGACCCCATTGTAATTTGTCTGGCCTTTTGTCTTTTCCGTTCAGTGATGGCGAAACATTTATATCGGCTGATGATCTCCGGATCAACCTTTGGAACTTGGAAATAAGCAATCAGAGTTTCAATATTGTTGATGTCAAGCCGGCAAATATGGAAGATCTAACTGGTAAGTTTTTCCTCAATTCCTTTGTAGCGGGCACCTTAACTAGGTCATAAAATTTATTCTCATTTCATATAATTCTTtaaaatgtgttgtgttattTCAATAGATGCTTAGACCTTAaccatattttatttattccagAGGTGATAACTTCAGCAGAGTTTCATCCTACTCATTGTAACACGTTAGCTTATAGTAGTTCAAAAGGGTCAATTCGTCTCATAGATCTCCGGCAGTCAGCTTTGTGCGATTCACATTCTAAATTGTAAGTTTCAGTCttccctttatttctaattGTCATCGCCTGgggatttttttcttctttaaatgtGTTCTTGTCCACCAGAAGATGtgaaagatggatgaaaataTTCTGGAACAGAGCTACTACTTTTGCTAAGGATATATATGCATTTCAAATTACTTCCCGATAGCGTTATAAAATAT
Coding sequences within it:
- the LOC132055364 gene encoding serine/threonine protein phosphatase 2A 55 kDa regulatory subunit B beta isoform isoform X4 → MNGGDDVAATAGPPPPLEWKFSQVFGERTAGEEVQEVDIISAIEFDKTGDHLATGDRGGRVVLFERTDTKENIGSRRELERMDYSVGRHPEFRYKTEFQSHEPEFDYLKSLEIEEKINKIRWCQSSNGALFLLSTNDKTIKFWKVQEKKVKKISDMNIDPSRAVGNGSVASSSVSSSPKQCLANGDYADRSLNCLSSDLSFPPGGFSSLRLPVVTSNETSLVARCRRVYAHAHDYHINSISNNSDGETFISADDLRINLWNLEISNQSFNIVDVKPANMEDLTEVITSAEFHPTHCNTLAYSSSKGSIRLIDLRQSALCDSHSKLFEEQEAPGSRSFFTEIIASISDIKFSKDGRYILSRDYMTLKLWDINMDSGPVSTFQVHEYLRPKLCDLYENDSIFDKFECCLSGDGLRVATGSYSNLFRVFGCAAGTTEATTLEASKNPMRQVQTPSRPSRSLSSSLTRVVRRGSESPGVDANGNSFDFTTKLLHLAWHPTENSIACAAANSLYMYYA
- the LOC132055364 gene encoding serine/threonine protein phosphatase 2A 55 kDa regulatory subunit B beta isoform isoform X3; this encodes MNGGDDVAATAGPPPPLEWKFSQVFGERTAGEEVQEVDIISAIEFDKTGDHLATGDRGGRVVLFERTDTKENIGSRRELERMDYSVGRHPEFRYKTEFQSHEPEFDYLKSLEIEEKINKIRWCQSSNGALFLLSTNDKTIKFWKVQEKKVKKISDMNIDPSRAVGNGSVASSSVSSSPKQCLANGDYADRSLNCLSSDLSFPPGGFSSLRLPVVVTSNETSLVARCRRVYAHAHDYHINSISNNSDGETFISADDLRINLWNLEISNQSFNIVDVKPANMEDLTEVITSAEFHPTHCNTLAYSSSKGSIRLIDLRQSALCDSHSKLFEEQEAPGSRSFFTEIIASISDIKFSKDGRYILSRDYMTLKLWDINMDSGPVSTFQVHEYLRPKLCDLYENDSIFDKFECCLSGDGLRVATGSYSNLFRVFGCAAGTTEATTLEASKNPMRQVQTPSRPSRSLSSSLTRVVRRGSESPGVDANGNSFDFTTKLLHLAWHPTENSIACAAANSLYMYYA
- the LOC132055364 gene encoding serine/threonine protein phosphatase 2A 55 kDa regulatory subunit B beta isoform isoform X1, with the translated sequence MNGGDDVAATAGPPPPLEWKFSQVFGERTAGEEVQEVDIISAIEFDKTGDHLATGDRGGRVVLFERTDTKENIGSRRELERMDYSVGRHPEFRYKTEFQSHEPEFDYLKSLEIEEKINKIRWCQSSNGALFLLSTNDKTIKFWKVQEKKVKKISDMNIDPSRAVGNGSVASSSVSSSPKQCLANGDYADRSLNCLSSDLSFPPGGFSSLRLPVVVTSNETSLVARCRRVYAHAHDYHINSISNNSDGETFISADDLRINLWNLEISNQSFNIVDVKPANMEDLTEVITSAEFHPTHCNTLAYSSSKGSIRLIDLRQSALCDSHSKLFEEQEAPGSRSFFTEIIASISDIKFSKDGRYILSRDYMTLKLWDINMDSGPVSTFQVHEYLRPKLCDLYENDSIFDKFECCLSGDGLRVATGSYSNLFRVFGCAAGTTEATTLEASKNPMRRQVQTPSRPSRSLSSSLTRVVRRGSESPGVDANGNSFDFTTKLLHLAWHPTENSIACAAANSLYMYYA
- the LOC132055364 gene encoding serine/threonine protein phosphatase 2A 55 kDa regulatory subunit B beta isoform isoform X2, translated to MNGGDDVAATAGPPPPLEWKFSQVFGERTAGEEVQEVDIISAIEFDKTGDHLATGDRGGRVVLFERTDTKENIGSRRELERMDYSVGRHPEFRYKTEFQSHEPEFDYLKSLEIEEKINKIRWCQSSNGALFLLSTNDKTIKFWKVQEKKVKKISDMNIDPSRAVGNGSVASSSVSSSPKQCLANGDYADRSLNCLSSDLSFPPGGFSSLRLPVVTSNETSLVARCRRVYAHAHDYHINSISNNSDGETFISADDLRINLWNLEISNQSFNIVDVKPANMEDLTEVITSAEFHPTHCNTLAYSSSKGSIRLIDLRQSALCDSHSKLFEEQEAPGSRSFFTEIIASISDIKFSKDGRYILSRDYMTLKLWDINMDSGPVSTFQVHEYLRPKLCDLYENDSIFDKFECCLSGDGLRVATGSYSNLFRVFGCAAGTTEATTLEASKNPMRRQVQTPSRPSRSLSSSLTRVVRRGSESPGVDANGNSFDFTTKLLHLAWHPTENSIACAAANSLYMYYA